DNA from Dokdonella koreensis DS-123:
CGCCTGCTCGATGCGCTCCTGCCGGAGTTCGCCGCGCGCCCGCCCGCGGGCGACGCGCAGGTGCTGGCGCTCGGCGAGCGCGGCCCTTGAGCGTGGCCTGGCGACGCCGGCCTCCCGCGAGCGCGGCACCGACGCGCCGCAGGGCCCGCCGCGTGCGGCGATCCGCACCTTCCGGTTTCGCATCTTCACCTTCCGTTTGAGGACATCCCGTGAGCTCTAGCCGCCTGCGCAAGGTCGTCTTTCCGGTCGCCGGCCTCGGTACCCGGTTCCTGCCCGCCACCAAGGTGGTCGCCAAGGAGATGCTGCCGGTCCTGGACCGGCCGCTGATCCAGTACGCGGTCGACGAGGCCGTCGACGCCGGCGCCGACACGCTGATCTTCGTCACCAACCGCTACAAGCACGCGATCGCCGACTATTTCGACAAGGCCTACGAGCTGGAAGCCAAGCTGGCCCAGTCCGGCAAGGACGAGCTGCTCGCGCTGGTGCAGGGCACCCTGCCGCGCAACGTGCGCTGCGTGTTCGTGACCCAGCCCGAGGCGCTCGGCCTGGGGCATGCCGTGCTCTGCGCGCGCCCGGTGGTCGGCGACGAGCCGTTCGGCGTGGTCCTGGCCGACGACCTGATCTGGAACCGTGGCGCCGGCGCGCTGCGCCAGATGGCCGAGGTGGCCGCGCGCGAGGACGCCGGCGTGCTGGCGGTGGAGGAAGTGCCGCGCGAGCAGACCCACAAGTACGGCATCGTCGATGCCGAGCCGCTCTCCGAGCGGGCGGCGCGGGTGCGCCTGGTGGTCGAGAAACCCAAGCCCGAGGTGGCGCCGTCGAACCTGGCGATCGTCGGCCGCTACGTGCTGCCCGGCCGCATCTTCGAGCTGCTCGAGCGCACGCGCCCCGGCGCCGGCGGCGAGATCCAGCTGACCGACGCGATCGAGGCGCTGCTGCAGGAGCGGCCGGTGCTCGCGTACCGCTTCGAGGGCCGGCGGTTCGACTGCGGCAACAAGCTGGGCCTGGTCCAGGCCACGCTGCACATGGCGCTGGAGGACCCGCAGATCGCGGCAGCCACGCGCGCCTTCGTCGACACGCTCTGACCCGCCGGCGGTCGCGGCGCGGCCGGTCGGACCGGTGCCGTGCCGCATCCGGCGCTGGCGATCTTCCCGGGAGCCCTCGGCCATGGACCTGAGCTACATCCTCAACCACCTCGGCGAGGACCGCGCCAGCTACCACGGCGCGGTGGCGCCGCCGCTGGTGCAATCCTCGATCTTCGCGTTCCCGAGCGTCGCGGACATGCGGGCCGGTTTCCGCGACGAGTACGCGCAGCACATGTACACGCGCGGCAACAACCCGACCGTGGCGATGCTGCGGCGCAAGCTGGCGGCGCTGGAAGGCGCCGAGGACTGCCTGGTCTTCGGCAGCGGCGCCGCGGCGATGGCTGCCGGCGTGATCGCCTGCGTCGGGCAGGGCGACCACGTGGTCTGCGTGGCCCGGCCGTACAGCTGGACGCGCAGCCTGCTGCAGGATTTCCTGCCACGGTTCGGCGTCGGCGCCAGTTTCGTCGACGGGACCGACAGCGCGGCCTTCGAGGCGGCGCTGACGCCGCGCACGCGCCTGATCGTGCTGGAAAGCCCCAACTCGATGACGTTCGAGCAGCAGGACCTGGCCGCGGTCGCGGCGCTGGCCCGCCGGCACGGCATCCGCACGCTGTGCGACAACAGCCACGCCACGCCGCTGAACCAGTCGCCGATCGCGCTCGGCATCGACCTGGTCGCCCATTCGGCGACCAAGTACCTCAACGGCCACAGCGACGTGGTCGCCGGCGCGCTGTGCGGCGAGGCGGCCCTGCTGCGCGCCGTGTTCAAGGGGCCGTACATGACCCTCGGCGCCATCCTGTCGCCGCACGACGCCTGGCTGCTGCTGCGGGGCCTGAGGACGCTGGAGATCCGCATGCAGCGCGTCGCCGCCAGCACGCGCGAGGTGCTGGCCTGGCTCGAGAGGCAGCCGCGCATCCGGCGCGTGTGGTCGCCGCAGGCCGCGGACAATCCGCAGCTGGGCTTGAGCGAGCGCCAGCTGCGCGGCGCCAGCGGCCTGGTCACGATCGACCTGGACGCCGCCGACGTGGCGGCCGTGGAGCGGTTCTGCGACGGCCTGGAACGGTTCCTGATGACCGTTTCCTGGGGCGGCTACGAGTCGCTGGCGTTCCCGGTCTGTGCGGTCTTCCCGCCCGGCGCGCCGCTGCGGCCGGCGGCCGGGCTGCCGCTCAGCCTGGTCCGCCTGTCGATCGGTCTGGAAGACCCCGGCATCCTGATCGCCGATCTCGAACAGGCGCTGACGCGGCTTTGAAAGCCGATTCGACAAGACCGCCGCGGCCGGCTATAAATCCGTTCAATATTCTCTCCTAACTCCTTTTGTGTCCGAAGAAATCCTCATCAACGTGACGCCCCGCGAGACCCGTGTGGCCCTGGTCGAGAACGGCATGTTGCAGGAGGTGCTGGTCGAGCGGTCGAGCCGGCGCGGCTACGTCGGCAACATCTACAAGGGCCGCATCAGCCGCGTCATGCCGGGCATGCAGGCGGCCTTCGTCGAGGTGGGGCTGCAGCGCACCGCCTTCCTGCACGCCTCGGACATCGTCCGGCCGTCGCTGCCGATCGTCGCCGACAACGGCGACCTGCTGCCGCCGCTGCCGCCGCCGATCGGCGAGCTGGTGCGCGAAGGGCAGGAGGTCATCGTCCAGATCGTCAAGGACCCGATCGGCACCAAGGGCGCGCGCCTGACCACGCATCTTTCGATTCCTTCGCGCTACCTGGTCCTGCTGCCGTACAGCAAGGTGCTGGGCGTGTCCGCACGGATCGAGGTCGAGGAGGAGCGCGCGCGCCTGAAGGAAATGCTGGCCGGCCTGGTCGGCGAGAGTCCGCTCGGCTACATCGTGCGCACCAACGCCGAAGGCCAGGCCGGCGAATCGCTGGCCGAGGACGTGGCCTACCTCGGGCGGCTGTGGGCCGCGGTGCAGGACAGCGCGGCCAAGGCGCGCGTGGGCGAATGCGTCTACGAGGACCTGGCCCTGGCGCAGCGCGCGTTGCGCGACCTGATGCGGCCCTCGATCGAGAAGGTCCGCATCGACTCGCGCGAGACGCTCGAGCGCGCCCAGCGCTTCGTCGCCCAGTTCATGCCGGAGCTGGCCGAGCGGGTGGAACATTACCCGGGCGAGCGGCCGATCTTCGACCTCTACGGCGTCGAGGACGAGATCCAGAAGGCGCTGCGCAAGGAGGTGCCGCTCAAGTCCGGCGGCTATCTGATCGTCGACCAGACCGAGGCGATGACCACGATCGACGTCAACACCGGTGCCTTCCTCGGCAGCCGCAACCTCGAGGAAACGGTGTTCCGCACCAACCTGGAGGCGGCCCAGGCCGCGGCGCGGCAGCTGCGCCTGCGCAACCTCGGCGGCATCATCATCATCGACTTCATCGACATGACCGATGAGGAGCACAAGCGCCAGGTGATCCGCCTGCTGGAGAAGGCGCTGGCGCGCGACCATGCCAAGACGACGGTCTACGAGATGTCCGAGCTCGGCCTGGTCGAGATGACGCGCAAGCGCACCACCGAGAGCCTGGAACGGCAGCTGTGCGAGCCGTGCCCGGCCTGTGCCGGCCGCGGCAGCCTCAAGACCGCCGAGACCGTCACTTACGAGATCTTCCGCGAGATCACCCGCGCGGTGCGCCAGTTCGAGGCGGCCAAGCTGCTGGTGCTGGCCGCGCCGAAGGTCGTCGGCCGCATCCTCGACGAGGAAGGCGCGGCAGTGGCGGAGCTGGAGGAATTCATCGGCAAGACGATCCGCTTCCAGGCCGAGGAGCACTACTCGCAGGAGCAGTACGATGTCGTACTGCTCTGACCGGCCGGCATGGGCGGCATGGCACCCCCGATAGATCCCGGGCGCCGCCGCTGGCGGCGCGTCCGGCGCGCCGTCGCGGCGACGCTGGCCACGATCGTCATTGCCCTGGGCGTGCTGGTCGGGATCGGCCAGCTGGTCGTGCCGTGGCTGGTACGCAACCCCGACCGGGTCGAGACCTGGCTGTCCGAGCGCATCCACCGGCCGGTGACGATCGGCCACATCGCCGCGCGCTGGGTCCGCGGCGGGCCGCAGCTGGTGCTCGAGAACGTCCTGATCGGCCCGCGCGCGCCCGACCAGACGCCGCTGCGGCTCCAGCGCGCGGAGCTGGCACTGAACCTGTTCGCGCCGTTCCAGCGCAACCGCGCCTGGAACGAGTTCCGCCTGGCGGGCCTGGACCTCGCGCTGGAGCGCGATGCCGCCGGCCGCTGGCAGATGCACGGCTTCGACCTGGACGTGACCGCCACCAGCGACCCGCTCGGCGCGCTCGGCGTCCTGGTCCTGGTGGACCTGAAACTGCGGCTCGACGACGAGAAGCACGCGATCCACTGGCAGGTCGGCGCCAGCGAGCTGCGCGTGGTCAACCGCGGTGCCGAGCTGTACGTGCTCGGCAAGGTCCGCAGCCTCGACAACGAATCCACGCCGCTGGACCTCATCACCTCGATCCGGCGCGGCGAGGGGCGCGGCCGCCTCTACCTCTCCGGTGCCGACGTGGACCTCGGGCGCCTGCTGCGCGAGCAGTCCTATGCCGGCGCGCGCCTGCAATCCGGTCGCGGCAGCGTGCAGGCCTGGGCCGAGTGGGACGGCGGCCAGGTACTGGACCTGCGCACGCGCGTGGACCTGCGCGACCTGGCGCTCGCCGGTACCGCGCCCGGCCCGGCGCCGGGCGCCTCGCAGCCGCTGGCCGCCTTCGAACGGCTGGCGCTGGCCCTGCGCTGGCGCCGCGGCAGCGGCGAGGCCTGGGCGCTGGACATCGCGGACTTCGCGTTGACGCAGGCCGGCCAGGCCTATCCGCCGATGCGGATCGGCGTCGACTACCAGGGGTCGCAGCCGCTGCGCTGGCGTGCCGGTGCCGACACGCTGGCGCTGGCGCCGCTGGCCCGTCTCACTGCCCTGGCCGACCGCCTGCCCGATGGCTTGCGCACCTGGCTGCGGGACGCGGCGCCGCGCGGCCGCATCGACGGCCTGGCGGTCCGCTACGACGCGCCCGACGACTACGCGCTGGAGGGACGCTTCGCCGAAGTCGGCTTCGTACCGGCCGGCAAGGCGCCCGGCATCGTGCGGCTGGACGGACAGGTCCGCGGCGATGCGCAGGCGGTCCTGATCGAGCTGCCGCTGCAGGCCGTCACCGCCGACTTCCCGGGCGTGTTCCGCTGGCCGCTCGCCTTCGGCGAATTCGGCGGCGACGTGCTGCTGCGGCCGGTCGAGGGTGGCTGGCGCCTGGAGACCGATCGCATCGGCTTCGAGGGCGAAGGCTACGGGGGCGAGCTGCGCGGCGGGATCGAGCTGCTGCGCGGCCGGCCGCGGCCGGTGCTCGACCTCTACGCCGCGGTCGCGCACGGCGAAGTGCAGGCCGCCAAGCGGTTCTGGCCGGTCAACGTGATGCCGCGGCCGGCGGTCGACTGGCTGGATCGCGCGCTCGTGGCCGGTCGTGTCGCCGGGGGGCGCGCCGTGTTCCGTGGCGACCTGGCGGAATGGCCGTTCGACACCTTCGGCGGCCGCTTCGAGGCGGTCGCCGAGATCGAGGATACGCAGCTGCAGTACCTGGGCGAGTGGCCGCGCGTGGAGGGGCTGAAGGCCACCGCGCGCTTCGTCAACGACGGCATGGAAGCCTCCGCCAGCGCCGGCACGTCGCTCGGCGCCAGCATCGGCAGCGCCGAGGCGCGCATCGCCGACTTCGGCGACGCGGCGCTGGAGCTGTCCGCCACCGGCCGTGGTACCGGCCGCAACCTGCTGGCGTTCGTGCGCGCCACGCCGATCGGCGCGCGCTATCGCGAGGCGTTGACCGGGCTGGCCATCGGCGGCAGCGGCGATTTCGATTTCAAGCTCGGCGTGCCGCTGAAGAAGGACGCGCACGGCTTCTCGCTCGACGGTACGGTCGCGCTGGCCGGCGCGACCGTCACCCAGCCCGACTGGCGCGTGGACCTGACCGACGTCGGCGGTCGCGTCCGCTTCGACCAGGGTGGCCTGCAGGCCGACCGGCTGGCCGTCAAGACGCGCGGCCATGCCGGCACGCTGACGCTGGCGATCGGCGAGGCCACCGCGCCGGGCCAGGCGGTGCAGGCGCAGCTGCAGGCGCGCCTGCCGGCCGACGTGGTGTTCGCCGACGTGCCCGGCCTGGAAACGATCGTGGCCCGGATGGCGGGTACCTCGCTCTGGACGATCGCGGCGAGCGTCGCCGACGCGGCGAACGGCGTGCCGGGCCGCACGCAGCTGGTGGCCGAGACCGACCTGGTCGGCACCACGATCGACCTGCCGGCGCCGCTGGCGAAGGGGGCCGACACCGCGCGGCCGCTGCGCATCGCGTTGCCGATGCCGTATGCCGGCGGCGACCTGCGCGTCACGCTCGGCGACGTGCTGACGATCGACGGCCGCCTGCCGTCCGCGACGGCCCCGCTGGCGCTGCGCCTGGATTTCGGCACCGGTACCGGCGGTGCGTTGCCGGACCGTGGCTTCGTGGTCGGCGGACGGGCGCCGGTGCTCGACCTGGGAGCCTGGGTCGGCTTTGCCGGCGGCTCGGCCGGCACCGGCGACTTCGAGCTGCGCGGCGCCGACGTGGCCGTCGACGACCTGCAACTGGGCACGCGCTCGATCGGCGCGACCGGCATCCGCATCGCGCGCAGCGAGGCGGCGATCGAACTGGGCTTTACCGGCGCGGCGGTGCAGGGCGGCATCACGTTCCCGACGCGGGACCTGGCACGCGCCGGCGTGACCGTCCATCTGGACCGCCTGCACTGGCCCGAGTCTCCCGAAGAGGAGGACGAAAGCACGGTCAGCGACATCGCGCCCGGCGCGCTGCCGCCGCTGCACGTGTGGATCGGCGATCTGAAGATCGGCCGCGCCGTGCTCGGCCAGACGCGGCTGGAGAGCCGCCCGGTCGCCGGCGGCATGCGCATCGACCAGCTCGAGGCGAAGTCGCCGAACCTGCAGATGCACGCACAGGGCGACTGGACCGGTACCGAGGCCGACAACCGGTCGCGGCTGTCGATCGACCTGGCCTCGCACAACCTGGGACGGATGCTGGACGCGTTCGGCTATGCCGGGATCATCGACGGCGGCCAGACCACGGCCCGCATCGAGGCCGGCTGGGCCGGGCCGCCGACCGCCTTCGCGCTGGCGAAGCTGGACGGCACGCTGGCGATCACGGTCGGCGCCGGGCGCATCCTCGACGTGGAGCCCGGGGCCGGGCGCATCTTCGGCCTGCTGTCGCTGACCGAGATCCCGCGGCGGCTGAGCCTGGATTTTTCGGATTTCTTCAAGTCGGGCTTCAGCTTCAACGCGATCACCGGCACGTTCAAGCTGACCACCGGCAATGCGGCGACCGACGACCTGCAGATCAAGGGGCCGGCGGCCGACATCCGGATCACCGGCCGCACCGGCCTGCAGAGCAAGGACTACGACCAGCGGATGGTGGTCACGCCGCATGCGGGTGCCACCTTGCCGGTGGTCGGCGCGATCGCCGGCGGCCCGGTCGGCGCCGCGGCCGGCCTGGTCATGCAGGGCTTGTTCAACAAGCAGATCAACGCCGTCGCGCGCGCCACCTACCAGGTCACCGGCCCGTGGGAGAAGCCCCAGATCACGTTGCTTTCGCGCGAGCAGGGGCGGGCCGGCAGGGGCGCCCGCGCGCCGGAGCCGCCCGCCCGCTGAACGGGGGTCCGCGCTTGCGACCGGGCGGTGGCGCCCCCATCATTCGGGACTGATCCGTTCAGCAAGACTCCCCGATGACCTCATTGATCGCCCAGGCCGAGCAGCGGCTGCTGCGGCCCGGCGGGCTTTCTGCCGCCGATCTCGAACCCGTCTTCGCGCGCCTGATGGCGCCGTCGGTCGATGCGGCGGACCTGTATTTCCAGCACTCGCGCAGCGAGTCCTGGCTGCTCGAGGACGGCATCGTCAAGGAGGGCAGCCACAGCATCGAGCAGGGCGTGGGCGTGCGCGCCGTGGCCGGCGAGAAGACCGGCTTCGCCTACTCCGACGAGATCGTGCTGCCGTCCCTGCTGCAGGCGGCGGGCTCGGCGCGCGCGATCGCCAAGGCCGGCAGCAACGGCAGCGGCCGCCCGCTGGCGCTGGCCAGCGCCGCCGCGCTGTATCCGGCGATCGACCCGATCGACACGCTGTCGAGCGAGGCCAAGGTGCGGCTGCTGCGCGAGATCGACGGCTTCACGCGGGCACTCGATCCGCGCGTACAGCAGGTGATCGTCAGCCTTTCCGCCGGCGTGGACACCGTTCTGATCGCCGGCTCCGACGGCACGCTGGCCGCCGACGTGCGGCCGCTGGTGCGCATGAACGTCCAGGTGATCGCCGAGCAGAACGGCCGGCGCGAATCGGGCAGCGGCGGCGGCGGCGGGCGCTACGGCTTCGACGAGCTGCTCGCCGACGGCCGCGCGCACGCGTTCGCCCGCGAGGCGGTGCGCACCGCCCTGGTCAACCTCGAGGCCGTCGACGCGCCGGCCGGCACGATGACCGTCGTGCTCGGCCCCGGCTGGCCGGGCGTGCTGCTGCACGAGGCGATCGGCCACGGCCTGGAAGGCGACTTCAACCGCAAGGAAACCTCGGCCTTCGCCGGCCGCATCGGCGAGCGCGTCGCGGCCGCCGGCGTGACCGTCGTCGACGACGGCACCCTGGCCGGCCGGCGCGGTTCGCTCAGCATCGACGACGAAGGCACGCCGACCCGCTGCACCACGCTGATCGAGAACGGCATCCTCAAGGGCTACATGCAGGACAAGGCCAATGCGCGCCTGATGAAGGCGGCGCCGACCGGCAACGGCCGGCGCGAGTCGTTCGCGCACCTGCCGATGCCGCGGATGACCAACACCTACATGCTGCCCGGCACGCTGGCGCCGGAAGAGATCATCGGCTCGGTCAAGCGCGGCCTCTACGCGGTCAACTTCGGCGGTGGCCAGGTCGACATCACCAACGGCAAGTTCGTGTTCTCCGCCAGCGAGGCCTACCTGATCGAGAACGGCCGCGTGACGCGTCCGGTCAAGGGCGCGACCCTGGTCGGCTCCGGCCCGGACGTGCTGACGCGCGTGTCGATGATCGGCAACGACCTGGCGCTCGACGAGGGCGTCGGCGTCTGCGGCAAGGACGGCCAGAGCGTGCCGGTCGGTGTCGGCCAGCCGACGCTGAAGATCGACGCGATGACGGTCGGCGGCACCGCCGCATGAGCCGTGCCGGTCAACCGCACGCGCGCGGTTCGCGCGGCGTGCGGCGCGGGCCTTCAGGCCGCCGGGCCGGCGTCCAGGTGGGCGCGCAGCAGGCGGAACAGCTCGCGCGCCGCGCGCGGCGGCTTGGCGCGCTCGGCTTCGAGCCGGGCCTGCCGGATCAAGGCGCGCAGCTGCTGGCGGTCGCCGCCCGGATGCCGTTCGAGCAGGGCGTCCAGCGCCGGATCGCCTTCGGCGACGAGGCGGTCGCGCCAAGCTTCCAGCTGGTGCAGCAGCGCGGTTTCGCGATGTGCGGACTGGCGGTCGTGGTCGAGCAGGCGGCGAATCGCCTCGAGCGCCTCCTCGTCGAGCCGCCGCAGGTGCTTGGCCAGGTACTGCGTCTGCCGCTTGCGGGCGCCGTGCGAAGGCGTCGCGCGGGTGCGCTCGACCTCGCCGCGGACGTCCTCGGGCAGCGGCAGCCGGTCGAGCTGGGCGTCTGAAAGCGCAGCCAGCGCCGTCGCCAGTTTCAATACATCCAGGGCCTCGCGCCGCAGCTGGCTGCGACTCGGGCCCGCATACTCATCGGTAACGTCGTGGTCGATCATCGGAAAATCATAACGTGAACGCAGCGCTCACCCCTAGAAACGATACCAGCCAGGACGAGCTGGCCCGGCTCGCCGAGGTCTGCCAGGACGTGCTGCGCCGCTGCCGGTCGGCCGGCGCCAGCGAGGCGGAAGTGGCCGCCAGCATCGATACCGGCCTGGATGTCGGCGTCCGCCTGGGCGAGGTCGAGACGATCACGCGCACGCGCGATCGCGGCGTGTCGCTGACCGTGCTGTTCGGCAAGCGCAAGGGCTCGGCCAGCACCGCCGATCTCGACCCGGAGTCGATCGCGCGGACCGTCGAGCACGCCTGCGCGATCGCCCGCCATACCGAAGAGGACCCCTGCAACGGCCTGGCCGACCCGGCGCTCTACGCGCGCGAGTTTCCGGACCTGGACCTGTGGCACCCCTGGGCGATCGACGCCGAGCAGGCGATCGAGCTCGGCCTGCGCATCGAGGCGGCCGGGCGCGGCCACGATCCGCGCATCAGCAATTCCGAAGGCGCCGCGGTGCAGGTCGGCGAGTCGGTGCTGGCCAATGCCAATTCGGCCGGCTTCGCCGGCGTCGAGCGCAGTACCCGCCACCTGCTGTCGTGCGCGCTGATCGCCGAGGATGCGCAGGGCATGCAGCAGAACTACTGGTACGACGCGGTACGCTCGGCCACCGATTTCACCGATCCGGAAACGATCGGCCGCCGTGCCGCCGAGCGCACGGTCGCGCGTCTCGACGCGCGCCGGCTCTCGACGCGGCAGTGCCCGGTCCTGTTCGTGCCCGAGGTGGCGCGCGGCCTGATCGGCCACTTCCTGTCGGCGGTCAGCGGCGGTGCGCTGTACCGGCGCGCGAGCTTCCTCGTCGATCACCTGGGCCGGCCGGTGTTCCCCGGTTTCGTCCAGATGACCGAGCGGCCGCGCCTGCCGCGCGGGCACGGCTCGAGCGTGTTCGATGCCGAAGGCGTCGCCACGCGCGACGCCGACCTCGTACGCGACGGCGTGCTGCAGCGCTACATCCTCGGCAGCTACTCGGCGCGCAAGCTCGGCCTGGCGACCACCGCCAACGCCGGTGGCATCCACAACCTCGTCGTCACCCCCGGCGCGGACGACTTCGCCGCGCTGCTGCGGCGCATGGGTACCGGCCTGGTCGTCACCGAGGTGATGGGGCAGGGCGTGTCGCTGATCACCGGCGACTACTCGCGCGGCGCGTCGGGCTTCTGGGTCGAGAACGGCGAGATCGCCTACCCGGTCGAGGAGATCACGATCGCCTCGAACCTGCGCGAGATGTTCGCCGGCATCGTCGCGATCGGCCGCGACGTCGATCCGCGCTCGCACCTGCTGACCGGCTCGATCCTGCTCGAGCGGATGACGATCGCGGGCGAGTAGCGGCACGGCCGTCGGCAGTAGGGCCCTGGCGGCCGCGCATGCGCGCGCGCCGTCCGCACGGTGCCGCCCGTGCCGCCGTCGCGGCCAGGGTATCCGCGCGCTGAACGGCCGGGCCCGGGCATGACTGCGCGCCCTTGACGCCCCGGGCGCTGAAATCCACCGTGGAACCTCCTTCAACGAGGAGTGCCGTGATGACGGAAGACCCGACCATTTCCCCGCCGACCACGCTCAGCAACGACGAGCGGACCTGGGCGCTGCTCGGCCACCTGTCGGCGTTCAGCGCGTTCTTCACCGCCGGCTTCGGCTGCGTGCTCGGGCCGCTGGTGGTCTGGCTGGTCAAGCGCGACACGCTGCCGTTCGCCGCCGACCAGGCGCGCGAGGCGCTCAACTTCAACCTGACCGCGCTGATGATCTGGATCGGCCTGTGGATCATCACGATCGGCACGTTCGGCATCGGCATCTTCCTGACGCTGCCGCTCGGCCTGGTGCTGCTGGCGGTCTGGATCGTGCTGACGATCGTCGCCGCGATCAACGCCAACAACGGCCAGACGTACCGCTATCCGCTGACGCTGCGCCTGATCAAGTAAGCCCCGGCCGGGGCCGGCGTCGCCGGCTCCGGCGCGATCAGCCGGCCTGGCGCGCGCTGTCGAGCATCTGCCGTGCGTGCGCCAGCGTCTGGCGCGTGATCTCGATGCCGCCGAGCATGCGCGCGACCTCGTCGCGGCGCGCGCCTTCGTCGAGGCCCTCGATGCGGACGGTCGTCGACGCCGCGTCGCTGGACTTGGCCACGCGCAGGTGCTGGTGTCCCTGGGCCGCGACCTGCGGCAGGTGCGTCACGCACAGCACCTGGCAGCGTGCGGCCAGGCGGCGCAGCTTCTGGCCGACGATCTCCGCCACCGCGCCGCCGACACCCGAATCGACCTCGTCGAAGACCATCGTGCCGGTCGCGTCGGCGCCGAGCGCGGCGACCTCGATCGCCAGGCCGATCCGCGACAGCTCGCCGCCGGAGGCGACCTTGCGCAGCGGGCGCGGCGGCTGGCCGGGATTGGTACTGACCAGGAACTCGCAGCGCTCGCGGCCGGCGGCGGCCGGTTCGGCGCCGTCGTCGGGTTCGAGCGCGGCCTCGAAGCGGCCGGCCATGCCCAGTTCGGTCATCAGGGCGGTGACGGCCTCGCCGAGCCGGGCGGCAGTCGCCGCGCGGGCGCCGGAGAGCACCGTGGCCGCCGCGGCATAGCCGGTCTCGACCCGCGCGGCTTCGGCGCGCAGGCGCTCCAGCTCGGTGCCGGCGCCGCGCAGGGTTTCCAGTTCCTCGCGCAACGTGTCGGCGAGGGCCTTGAGTTCGCCCATCGGACGGCGGTGCTTGCGCGAAAGCTCGTGCAGCCGGGCGAGCTGCGCCTCGGTCTCGGCGAGGCGCTCCGGATCGAGGTCCAGCGCGTCCTGGTAGCGCGCCAGCGTGTCGCCGGCCTCGTCGACCTGGATGCGCGCCGCCTCGAGCAGCTCGACCAGCGCGGCCAGGCGCGGGTCCAGTTCGGCCAGGCGCTGGCTGTCGGCATGGGTGCGCGCGACCAGGCGCGCCAGCGCGAACTCGCCGTCGCCGTCGAGGCGCTCGGCCAGGCCCGCGCAGCCCTGCACCAACTGGCCGGCATTGGCGAGGCGGCGGTGGGTATCCTCCAGCGCGGCGAACGCGTCGGCGTCGAGCGCATGCCGCTCCAGCTCGTCCACCTGGTGCGCCAGCCACTCGATCCGCTCGCCGTGGTCGGCGCCGCCGGTCAGCGTGGCGATGCGGCCCTGCACCGTGCGCCAGGCCTGCGCCAGGCGCGCCACCTCGCCGCGTGCGTCGGCGTGGCCGCCGAAGGTATCGAGCAGGTCGAGCTGGGCGCCGCGATCGAGCAGGGTCTGGTGCTCGTGCTGGCCGTGGATCTCGATCAGGCGCTCGCCGAGCGCCTTGAGCTGGGTCAGCGCCACCGGCCGCCCGTTGATCCAGGCGCGCGAGCTGCCTTCGCTGCGGATCACGCGCCGCAGCTGGCAGGCGCCTTCGTCGTCGAGGTCCTCCTCGCGCAGCCAGGCGAGCAAGTCGGCGCGGTCGCCGATCGCGAACCGGGCCGAAAGCTCGGCCCGGTCGCAGCCGTGGCGGACCATGCCGCTGTCGCCGCGGCCGCCGGCCAGCAGCAGCAGGGCATCGACGATCAGCGACTTGCCGGCACCGGTCTCGCCGGTCACGACGGTCAGGCCCTGGCCGAACGTGATCTCGGCGTTCTGGACGATCGCGAAATCCTTGACGTACAGGGTTTCCAGCATGGCGCAGGGCTTGGGCGTGACGGTGGCGGCGGGTAG
Protein-coding regions in this window:
- the pmbA gene encoding metalloprotease PmbA, giving the protein MNAALTPRNDTSQDELARLAEVCQDVLRRCRSAGASEAEVAASIDTGLDVGVRLGEVETITRTRDRGVSLTVLFGKRKGSASTADLDPESIARTVEHACAIARHTEEDPCNGLADPALYAREFPDLDLWHPWAIDAEQAIELGLRIEAAGRGHDPRISNSEGAAVQVGESVLANANSAGFAGVERSTRHLLSCALIAEDAQGMQQNYWYDAVRSATDFTDPETIGRRAAERTVARLDARRLSTRQCPVLFVPEVARGLIGHFLSAVSGGALYRRASFLVDHLGRPVFPGFVQMTERPRLPRGHGSSVFDAEGVATRDADLVRDGVLQRYILGSYSARKLGLATTANAGGIHNLVVTPGADDFAALLRRMGTGLVVTEVMGQGVSLITGDYSRGASGFWVENGEIAYPVEEITIASNLREMFAGIVAIGRDVDPRSHLLTGSILLERMTIAGE
- a CDS encoding YhdP family protein — translated: MAPPIDPGRRRWRRVRRAVAATLATIVIALGVLVGIGQLVVPWLVRNPDRVETWLSERIHRPVTIGHIAARWVRGGPQLVLENVLIGPRAPDQTPLRLQRAELALNLFAPFQRNRAWNEFRLAGLDLALERDAAGRWQMHGFDLDVTATSDPLGALGVLVLVDLKLRLDDEKHAIHWQVGASELRVVNRGAELYVLGKVRSLDNESTPLDLITSIRRGEGRGRLYLSGADVDLGRLLREQSYAGARLQSGRGSVQAWAEWDGGQVLDLRTRVDLRDLALAGTAPGPAPGASQPLAAFERLALALRWRRGSGEAWALDIADFALTQAGQAYPPMRIGVDYQGSQPLRWRAGADTLALAPLARLTALADRLPDGLRTWLRDAAPRGRIDGLAVRYDAPDDYALEGRFAEVGFVPAGKAPGIVRLDGQVRGDAQAVLIELPLQAVTADFPGVFRWPLAFGEFGGDVLLRPVEGGWRLETDRIGFEGEGYGGELRGGIELLRGRPRPVLDLYAAVAHGEVQAAKRFWPVNVMPRPAVDWLDRALVAGRVAGGRAVFRGDLAEWPFDTFGGRFEAVAEIEDTQLQYLGEWPRVEGLKATARFVNDGMEASASAGTSLGASIGSAEARIADFGDAALELSATGRGTGRNLLAFVRATPIGARYREALTGLAIGGSGDFDFKLGVPLKKDAHGFSLDGTVALAGATVTQPDWRVDLTDVGGRVRFDQGGLQADRLAVKTRGHAGTLTLAIGEATAPGQAVQAQLQARLPADVVFADVPGLETIVARMAGTSLWTIAASVADAANGVPGRTQLVAETDLVGTTIDLPAPLAKGADTARPLRIALPMPYAGGDLRVTLGDVLTIDGRLPSATAPLALRLDFGTGTGGALPDRGFVVGGRAPVLDLGAWVGFAGGSAGTGDFELRGADVAVDDLQLGTRSIGATGIRIARSEAAIELGFTGAAVQGGITFPTRDLARAGVTVHLDRLHWPESPEEEDESTVSDIAPGALPPLHVWIGDLKIGRAVLGQTRLESRPVAGGMRIDQLEAKSPNLQMHAQGDWTGTEADNRSRLSIDLASHNLGRMLDAFGYAGIIDGGQTTARIEAGWAGPPTAFALAKLDGTLAITVGAGRILDVEPGAGRIFGLLSLTEIPRRLSLDFSDFFKSGFSFNAITGTFKLTTGNAATDDLQIKGPAADIRITGRTGLQSKDYDQRMVVTPHAGATLPVVGAIAGGPVGAAAGLVMQGLFNKQINAVARATYQVTGPWEKPQITLLSREQGRAGRGARAPEPPAR
- the tldD gene encoding metalloprotease TldD produces the protein MTSLIAQAEQRLLRPGGLSAADLEPVFARLMAPSVDAADLYFQHSRSESWLLEDGIVKEGSHSIEQGVGVRAVAGEKTGFAYSDEIVLPSLLQAAGSARAIAKAGSNGSGRPLALASAAALYPAIDPIDTLSSEAKVRLLREIDGFTRALDPRVQQVIVSLSAGVDTVLIAGSDGTLAADVRPLVRMNVQVIAEQNGRRESGSGGGGGRYGFDELLADGRAHAFAREAVRTALVNLEAVDAPAGTMTVVLGPGWPGVLLHEAIGHGLEGDFNRKETSAFAGRIGERVAAAGVTVVDDGTLAGRRGSLSIDDEGTPTRCTTLIENGILKGYMQDKANARLMKAAPTGNGRRESFAHLPMPRMTNTYMLPGTLAPEEIIGSVKRGLYAVNFGGGQVDITNGKFVFSASEAYLIENGRVTRPVKGATLVGSGPDVLTRVSMIGNDLALDEGVGVCGKDGQSVPVGVGQPTLKIDAMTVGGTAA
- the yjgA gene encoding ribosome biogenesis factor YjgA: MIDHDVTDEYAGPSRSQLRREALDVLKLATALAALSDAQLDRLPLPEDVRGEVERTRATPSHGARKRQTQYLAKHLRRLDEEALEAIRRLLDHDRQSAHRETALLHQLEAWRDRLVAEGDPALDALLERHPGGDRQQLRALIRQARLEAERAKPPRAARELFRLLRAHLDAGPAA